From Stigmatopora nigra isolate UIUO_SnigA chromosome 17, RoL_Snig_1.1, whole genome shotgun sequence, a single genomic window includes:
- the alpk2 gene encoding alpha-protein kinase 2 has protein sequence MNTPEEFLPLLPHLSTTLISPTCEIYAQPILIPDTRPPFRVESINLENFRASNLSAEHTRTASPTRLDSLEDDFPTEPMSYLYIFEDETQDFILNPSKLDHNNDGAPIRFSDSAKSMTHSNTPDKAWLALASNSALEPFTELTQITPQRPRSVSPAEQWCDACQYLDNKDVLPASTSSDLSLEEPWVSGYATEGIGWEGDDTIGWRPPVERWSSVESWASALSDWNVIGTPAQEFTDTFSEIGAEIDTLTDALADIKTDDSGEGMGLQDQPVGGFIQEVSIQSEQGCFAFQSPIGDIVQSTGDLTAITSTQVEEMPVINLVHEKPAVVSSDEDIDSLNPAWTHLSDVDLPRFVQFLGTEKLKEEEIVLKIVEDEHVTEETAELTNEQEFGNKLSKVTKDDNIHQLDSPPNQETDLRSGSSNIEHSGTFAEEKMNLCMPMLNTSGNVQHNTLTEPELESQVCSQVSCPTFILPVAPLEIKSTLEYRRSSLEGDQLRTLNDAQPRIRTLWPLCDKARPSEEVQELCKEPPAILKMNCAIPDEPHAPNLAKMNNHLATSKLKQNQKTLEKPQLKTDAKKEKSTPHHHGLPSPKKQENLAHLPSGKQKETFENDNNQLVKETIPHLENAKPHGKKKKKHHHNATGTENDAKMKETKGRMEMSNIKVHKDAKMSDSVDKKTLKPPHGEHIRHNTDGKNKHVLTSDDTVKKRRLSKDKFAKFLDLKPKTEEGPKVDVRTPSKKASSEVVKPNTSPPVEEPKVMQPIQPESVSADPQSLSLCCKFSTIFTKHTITWRHEAVVLLEVKRSAGDETRASLTISNASHKDLGKYQCCLSSSHGCITLDYLLTYEVLREIVILPSPNITAPPVEAGFEAEDVQCSRLLFKEDFLSEQYFGENQPVSVVTEKAHFGEGMHRRAFRTRLRQGWVPLLLAGPSCVLKVHTAVTYGTKNNDDLVQRNFSLAVEECHVQNTAREYIKEYNVATQSVDAFGEVPDIIPIYLVHRPSSDIPYATLEEELIGDFVKYSVKDGKEINLMRRDSEAGRKCCAFQHWVYQRTEGNLLVTDMQGGWRKYPEFNKLVEFFQFFPMWCLLKAKLRVF, from the exons TCATACTTGTATATATTTGAAGATGAGACACAAGACTTCATCCTGAATCCATCCAAATTAGATCATAACAACGATGGCGCCCCTATCAGGTTTAGTGATTCAGCAAAGAGTATGACGCACAGCAATACCCCAGACAAGGCCTGGCTGGCGTTGGCGTCTAATTCAGCGCTCGAACCATTCACTGAGCTCACCCAGATCACTCCCCAAAGACCGAGGAGTGTCAGTCCTGCCGAGCAGTGGTGTGACGCCTGCCAGTATTTGGATAACAAGGATGTTTTGCCCGCTTCCACCTCTAGCGACTTATCGTTGGAAGAGCCGTGGGTGTCGGGTTACGCCACAGAAGGGATTGGCTGGGAAGGGGATGACACCATAGGTTGGAGGCCACCAGTGGAGAGGTGGTCCTCCGTGGAAAGCTGGGCAAGCGCCCTCTCTGACTGGAATGTCATCGGGACGCCGGCGCAGGAGTTTACAGACACTTTCTCAGAGATCGGAGCAGAGATAGACACCCTGACTGACGCGCTAGCGGATATTAAGACTGACGACTCGGGAGAAGGGATGGGGCTTCAAGATCAGCCAGTAGGAGGATTCATCCAAGAAGTATCTATACAGAGTGAGCAAGGATGTTTTGCTTTCCAAAGTCCAATAGGAGATATTGTCCAATCTACAGGGGATTTGACAGCTATTACGTCAACGCAAGTAGAAGAAATGCCAGTTATTAACCTTGTGCATGAAAAGCCAGCCGTTGTTTCATCCGATGAAGATATAGACAGCTTAAATCCTGCATGGACTCATTTAAGTGATGTGGATCTTCCTCGATTTGTCCAATTTTTGGGGACAGAAAAATTGAAAGAAGAGGAAATCGTGCTGAAGATTGTGGAGGATGAACATGTGACGGAAGAAACAGCTGAGCTGACAAATGAACAG GAGTTTGGAAACAAGTTGTCAAAGGTGACAAAAGATGACAACATCCACCAACTGGACTCTCCACCAAACCAGGAAACAGATCTGAGATCTGGGTCAAGCAACATCGAACATTCCGGAACTTTTGCggaagaaaaaatgaatctCTGCATGCCAATGTTGAACACCAGTGGCAACGTGCAACATAATACTCTGACAGAACCTGAATTAGAAAGTCAGGTGTGCTCACAGGTATCATGCCCCACCTTTATTTTGCCCGTAGCTCCTCTTGAGATCAAGTCCACATTGGAATATCGTAGAAGCAGCTTAGAAGGAGATCAACTAAGGACTTTAAATGATGCCCAGCCACGGATACGGACTCTTTGGCCACTTTGCGACAAGGCGAGGCCTAGTGAGGAGGTTCAGGAACTTTGCAAAGAACCTCCCGCCATCCTCAAAATGAACTGCGCCATTCCAGATGAGCCACATGCACCCAATTTGGCAAAAATGAACAACCATTTAGCCACGAGTAAACTGAAGCAGAATCAAAAGACCTTGGAAAAACCACAACTCAAAACTGAtgccaaaaaggaaaaatccaCTCCACACCATCACGGCCTTCCAAGTCCGAAGAAACAGGAGAACTTGGCGCACCTCCCAAGTGGTAAACAAAAAGAAacttttgaaaatgacaataacCAGCTTGTCAAAGAGACGATcccacatttggaaaatgctaaACCGCAcggcaagaagaaaaaaaagcaccaccACAATGCGACCGGGACAGAAAACGATGCAAAGATGAAGGAAACCAAAGGACGAATGGAGATGTCAAATATCAAAGTCCACAAGGACGCCAAGATGTCAGACTCGGTGgacaaaaaaactttgaaaCCCCCACATGGGGAACACATACGTCATAATACGGATGGCAAAAACAAACACGTCCTGACTAGTGATGATACTGTTAAAAAGCGACGCTTGTCTAAGGATAAGTTTgcaaaatttttggacttaaaaCCAAAGACGGAGGAGGGACCTAAAGTCGATGTCAGAACGCCAAGTAAAAAGGCCTCCAGTGAGGTGGTCAAACCAAATACAAGCCCCCCAGTAGAAG AACCGAAGGTGATGCAACCCATCCAGCCAGAATCCGTGAGCGCGGACCCCCAAAGTCTAAGTCTGTGTTGCAAGTTCTCCACCATCTTCACCAAGCACACCATAACTTGGAGGCATGAAGCTGTTGTCCTTCTGGAGGTCAAACGAAG TGCAGGGGACGAGACTCGAGCATCTTTGACCATCTCCAACGCGTCCCACAAAGATTTGGGAAAGTACCAATGTTGTCTGAGTAGCTCACATGGATGCATCACGCTGGATTACCTGCTCACATATGAAG TGCTGCGTGAGATTGTCATTCTTCCATCTCCAAACATCACAG CCCCTCCGGTCGAGGCGGGCTTCGAGGCAGAAGACGTCCAGTGTTCCCGGCTACTGTTCAAGGAAGACTTCTTGTCCGAGCAGTACTTTGGCGAGAATCAGCCCGTCAGCGTGGTCACCGAGAAGGCCCACTTTGGCGAAGGCATGCACCGGCGGGCCTTTCGAACCAGGTTGCGCCAAGGGTGGGTTCCTCTCCTGTTGGCGGGACCCTCGTGCGTGCTCAAGGTCCACACCGCTGTCACTTATGGGACTAAGAACAACGACGACCTCGTTCAAAGGAATTTCTCTTTGGCTGTGGAG GAGTGTCACGTTCAGAACACGGCCCGGGAGTACATCAAGGAGTACAACGTCGCCACTCAGTCTGTTGACGCCTTCGGAGAAGTCCCGGA CATCATTCCCATCTATCTGGTTCACCGGCCTTCCAGCGACATCCCATACGCCACTTTGGAGGAGGAGCTAATTGGGGACTTTGTCAAGTATTCAGTGAAGGATGGAAAGGAGATTAATCTAATGAGACGGGACTCAGAGGCGGGTCGAAAGTGTTGCGCCTTCCAGCATTGGGTATATCAACGGACTGAAGGGAACCTGCTGGTCACCGACATGCAAGGTGGATGGAGAAAATATCCGGAGTTCAATAAATTAGTTgaatttttccagttttttccaATGTGGTGTCTCTTAAAAGCTAAATTAAGAGTATTTTAA